In Elaeis guineensis isolate ETL-2024a chromosome 1, EG11, whole genome shotgun sequence, a genomic segment contains:
- the LOC105061358 gene encoding uncharacterized protein: MRSLSSSFTPLREPPFTSLCPLFKPSLFSTYRRTPLRVSAVSTVARPQSPQAATMYELLAVAETAGPAEIKKAYRRQAQRWHPDACRSTSEKPFFAQQFMRAREAYEVLSDQALRRDYDLSLRAGGASVSGGATLRAGGREGFGDWEAQLEGLWRRAARPRREPTWGSRMRNSAAHRTN, translated from the coding sequence AtgcgctctctctcttcttctttcactcCTCTCAGGGAGCCCCCATTTACTTCTTTATGTCCTCTATTCAAACCTTCTTTGTTCTCTACTTATCGAAGGACTCCTCTGAGGGTCTCGGCGGTGTCGACGGTGGCGCGGCCGCAGTCTCCACAGGCGGCGACGATGTACGAGCTGCTGGCGGTGGCGGAGACGGCCGGACCGGCGGAGATAAAGAAGGCGTACCGGCGGCAGGCGCAGCGGTGGCACCCGGACGCCTGCCGCTCTACCAGCGAGAAGCCCTTCTTCGCTCAGCAGTTCATGCGGGCGCGCGAAGCCTACGAGGTCCTCTCCGACCAAGCCCTCCGCCGCGACTACGACCTCTCCCTCCGGGCCGGCGGCGCCTCCGTCTCCGGTGGCGCAACGTTGAGGGCGGGGGGCCGAGAAGGGTTCGGGGACTGGGAGGCTCAACTGGAGGGGCTGTGGAGGAGGGCGGCACGGCCTAGGCGGGAGCCGACTTGGGGAAGTAGGATGAGGAACAGCGCCGCCCATCGTACTAACTGA